The following coding sequences lie in one Xyrauchen texanus isolate HMW12.3.18 chromosome 25, RBS_HiC_50CHRs, whole genome shotgun sequence genomic window:
- the naa10 gene encoding N-alpha-acetyltransferase 10 isoform X1 has product MNIRNARPKDLMNMQHCNLLCLPENYQMKYYFYHGLSWPQLSYIAEDENGKIVGYVLAKMEEDPDDVPHGHITSLAVKRSHRRLGLAQKLMDQASRAMIENFNAKYVSLHVRKSNRAALHLYSNTLKFQISEVEPKYYADGEDAYAMKRNLTQMADELQKPGVHLWGTEAPASQDTCLTGLVEKLTVQDGEKEGDGDSGGESKEMSEVSEATESTDVKDSSSDS; this is encoded by the exons ATGAATATACGCAACGCgcgg CCGAAAGATCTGATGAACATGCAACATTGTAACCTGCTGTGTCTTCCAGAGAACTATCAGATGAAATACTACTTCTACCATGGCCTCTCTTGGCCACAG CTATCATACATAGCAGAGGATGAGAACGGGAAGATAGTGGGATATGTTTTGGCCAAAAT GGAGGAGGATCCTGATGATGTGCCACATGGACATATTACATCACTG GCAGTTAAACGTTCTCACAGGCGTCTTGGACTGGCTCAGAAACTGATGGATCAGGCCAGCAGAGCCATGATTGAAAACTTTAATGCTAAATATGTCTCTTTACATGTCAGGAAGAG TAACCGGGCAGCTCTTCACTTGTACTCCAATACACTCAAGTTTCA GATCAGTGAAGTGGAGCCCAAATATTATGCAGATGGAGAAGATGCTTATGCCATGAAGAGGAATCTCACACAGATGGCAGATGAG ttGCAGAAACCAGGTGTGCATCTGTGGGGCACAGAGGCTCCAGCGTCTCAGGACACATGCTTGACTGGCCTGGTGGAGAAGCTGACAGTGCAGGATGGAGAGAAGGAGGGAGATGGAGACAGCGGAGGAGAGAGTAAAGAGATGAGTGAAGTCAGCGAGGCCACTGAGAGCACAGACGTCAAAGACTCATCTTCAGACTCTTAA
- the naa10 gene encoding N-alpha-acetyltransferase 10 isoform X2 — MNIRNARPKDLMNMQHCNLLCLPENYQMKYYFYHGLSWPQLSYIAEDENGKIVGYVLAKMEEDPDDVPHGHITSLAVKRSHRRLGLAQKLMDQASRAMIENFNAKYVSLHVRKSNRAALHLYSNTLKFQISEVEPKYYADGEDAYAMKRNLTQMADEKPGVHLWGTEAPASQDTCLTGLVEKLTVQDGEKEGDGDSGGESKEMSEVSEATESTDVKDSSSDS; from the exons ATGAATATACGCAACGCgcgg CCGAAAGATCTGATGAACATGCAACATTGTAACCTGCTGTGTCTTCCAGAGAACTATCAGATGAAATACTACTTCTACCATGGCCTCTCTTGGCCACAG CTATCATACATAGCAGAGGATGAGAACGGGAAGATAGTGGGATATGTTTTGGCCAAAAT GGAGGAGGATCCTGATGATGTGCCACATGGACATATTACATCACTG GCAGTTAAACGTTCTCACAGGCGTCTTGGACTGGCTCAGAAACTGATGGATCAGGCCAGCAGAGCCATGATTGAAAACTTTAATGCTAAATATGTCTCTTTACATGTCAGGAAGAG TAACCGGGCAGCTCTTCACTTGTACTCCAATACACTCAAGTTTCA GATCAGTGAAGTGGAGCCCAAATATTATGCAGATGGAGAAGATGCTTATGCCATGAAGAGGAATCTCACACAGATGGCAGATGAG AAACCAGGTGTGCATCTGTGGGGCACAGAGGCTCCAGCGTCTCAGGACACATGCTTGACTGGCCTGGTGGAGAAGCTGACAGTGCAGGATGGAGAGAAGGAGGGAGATGGAGACAGCGGAGGAGAGAGTAAAGAGATGAGTGAAGTCAGCGAGGCCACTGAGAGCACAGACGTCAAAGACTCATCTTCAGACTCTTAA